DNA sequence from the Podospora pseudocomata strain CBS 415.72m chromosome 2 map unlocalized CBS415.72m_2.2, whole genome shotgun sequence genome:
GTCACCCAAGCCGCGACAAGGTAACCTGGGGCAAAGGTTCAGAGAATACGGCTCGGGTGCCATCTCGTTACTTCGAGAGCTTCTCAAGCTGGACTGGAGGAGCAGAATCAACGCTCATGACGCCCTGCAGCACCCTTACTTCCGCAACCCCCCATATCCCGCCAAGCCAGAAGAACTGCCGTCTTTCGAAGAAAGTCACGAATATGATCGTAAGAAGTACCATGAGAAAAGAACCGTGTTGCCTCCAGCGCCCAGGGGCGGTACCGTGGGCCGCGGTCCCAACAATGACGGCGATGGCTACAGGAACAGCGGTGGCCCCGGCGGAAGAGGCTATCCTcggaacaacaacaaccgcaatTTTGGTGGTCCGGCCCCGGCACCAGACGAGCGAGTGCCCGCTTGGCACAGAGACACCAGGCTTCCACCGcgcccacctccacctgCGGACTATGGCAACGGCCGTGATCGAGCTCCTcgtggaggtggcggaggaaATCGTCAGGACGTCGATACGTATATTCCCAGTTATGATAGGGACGCTCCAAGACGAGACGATCGGCGGAGGGACGACAGGCGAGACCGCGGAGGCCCAGGggacaggaggaggggggattaTGATGACCGCACAAGGAGCAATCGCACGCGCAGCAGAAGTCGGTCACCTCTGCCGCCAAGAGACCGCGATAGGGACAGGGACAGGGACAGGGACAGAGATCGGCCACCTCGCGATGGTCCACCGCATCCTAGATAGGTTCAGGGTCGCAGAGGCCAGGAGCAGGGATACGGACGTAATCCCCGTCGGTAGGGAGATGGGAATACCAAACGGGGCTCCAGGCGCTcgggggaggatgagcaACTTAGACCGGGGTCTGGCGGTCATGAGCAGAGGcctgagggggggggggagagttGGGTGGCTCTACATCACGGGATGGACGTCAAAGCAATCCGGCACCAGTAGCAAACAGGAGACGAATCCCATTGTACAGTCCTGATAGACCTATTCTGTTGATTGAAGCAGAGCCGCTAGCACCCTCACGATTGCGCCCGTCACGCTCGCCGTCACGCTCGTTGTCACTCAACTCATGCAATCGACAATTGCTCGTCCAAGCAAGCGGCCGAAGCCGATCTTTTGCTTCTGGTGATTCTTCGGATCCGGAGCTGCCTGCAGACCCACCACGTAGACaatctcttctttctcgggTCGTTCAGCCTGAGGACGTAGTTGAGCAAGCACCGGAGACAGCTGAGCAACCATCCGAGGACGCAGCGGAGAGACCACGGCAGCGTGTTAAATTACCGCCTTTGCCATCACCGCTCGGATCGTCGGTCGAAAGACTTCTTGGGCTGAGAACAGCCAGTGAGTCCTTGGATCTGAGTCTAGGAACAAGCAGGGCTCGGGCTGGCATAGCCAGGTCGAGGGTGCTGGCTGATGAGGACGGCTCGTCCGAAGTGGGCGACTCGTCCTCGTtcgcatcagcatcatccgGGAGGCGGAATCGGGGGATGTttaggggggtgggttggagaCGCCGGCATAGTCAAGAAGAGATTGAGCGGGCGGCTAGGGTGTTGGGtgtgccggtgccggtgccggggTCAAGGGGAAGCAGTAGAGGGAGGGTTCTTCCGACcgatggtgggtgggagaggtgcTCTACGTCGAGTTCGGGAGAGGTGGAGAGTACACGACCGTCGGTGGTGCCGCTGCGGAGAAGTGGGCAGAGAAGAAGTCGGAGGCcgggtgatggttgggaggcggatgatgagTTGCGGAAGGGGTCGGGAGAGGggtcggaggaggaaatTGCCTGGTCGGTGGGGTCTGAGGAACGGCCGAGCACACCGCcgagggttgggttttgtgagggtgagggtgatgaggaggggggtggtgagcaaGAGGGGAgtggtgaagaggatggtggtgagcaaGGAGAAAAGGGTGGTGataagaagagaaagaggtcGAGGTCTCCTGGCGGGTCTGAGAGGCaaggcaagaagagaaggagggggtcaAAACCACCGTCTGCTGAAGCGTCTGAGGAGTCAGAGGTTGACTTGAATGATAACCCGTCTGCTGAAGCACCAGAGGAGCGGTCTGATGTCGaaatggatgatgaggaagttgatgatgaaccGGCTGAGGAGCAGGCCGAGGTTGGAATGGATGACGAGCAAACTGATGATGAATCCCCTGCTCAACCACAAgcccctcctcaagctcaaccccctcctccacctcaacctcctcctcaaccaagccTGTCACGAGACGATCAACAAGGAGCAGTACCGCACGGGAGCCTGGTTTCTATGCTGAGGTAAACACGAGCACTGGGCGTAAGAACAGTAGTAGAAATAATCACTGGCGCGGGAGATTCGGGTGATTAGGATATAGGCACCCAGAAAAGCGTGAATTTTGGTGTGACTTGCAGCTGGCTTCTGGAATTTGGTCAACAAGCGAGGAGTATTAGTAATGTGTAAAAGTCATGTTTGGAGAAGGTCTTAGATGCATTCTGAAAGTGTCTGCGTGTGGTTTTCTTCAGAGTAAGGTTCGAAAGAACGGAGGAGAATTGCATACTTGTTTTCAGGTTGTGCAGCCATTTCAACATCGTGTTCAGTTGTGAATGTAACCTTGTGCGATActggtgctgttgatgttATAGTGAATTCTCTCGCAAGTAGTTATGTCTCTGAATGACCATCCCCAGCCCCATCACGTCACAACAAAaactcatcttcttccatccAAGTCAGAGTCAAATTACTACTACGCTTTTAAAACCGAACCGCTGtatcaaccacccctccttctAGTCCCTCACCCCATCATCTAAACAACGAACCAAAACACCCttccgtctcctccaccctctcacgcacctcctcctctttgtcCTCTTCACTCTcacccccagccccctcctcctcatccgcttcatactccttctccttcttaaTCTCCTTACTTACCCTCCTTTTCTGTTCCAACATTGAAAAGGGCTTATCCCGACTATACccccgcttcttcttgttcttcttatccacatccccctcatACGCTTTAATCTCCTCAGCTTCCTTTATCTTGTTTAATATACTTGTCAGTTCCGGCTCCGCTTCCTCGTCATTCTTGACAATAATCTCTTCcgtccccttcttcaacctcttcctcgcgCTACTccccaacttcttcttcgtgGCAGTAGTCTCACTCTCCacagcaacatcctcccccattAAATACTTCAAATCAttacccccaaaccccccaccctgAAACTCATTCTTccccttgaccttcttcctcttctgcttcttcttgttcctcaccccttcccccttccccccaccagCTTCGGTCCCAGCAATATCActctccctctcatcccaatcccccctctccttcccactcccctccccctcaacctcctcaataACCCCCAAATCCAACATCGCCAACCCGGCCTCGTCGActctctccttccaccccatcccccgtCTCGTATCGCCATACATCGTCCCCACCACAAACGGCATACCCTTCCTCCTTTCaaactcccactcctcccaccacccatcccacctcctcttgtcctcccccaccgtcaactgtatcctcctcctcaaccacctccaatCCACCCCCGTCCAACGACAAAAAGCCTGCTCCGTGTCCAGCAGCACCGTCCGATGCGGCGCCAGAAAGTAGATAACATCCCAAATCAACGCCGGGGCAAAATGCCTGTAGCCGATCGCCACAAAATAGTACAGCACCCTCAAGACAAGTAAAAACGGCGTGGCGACAAAGAGCAAAAGCCGGAGAAGATACCTCAGGATGGAGCCAACAAGGGAAAAGACGCCGAGGAGGTAGGAAATCACCTAGTatatgacgaggaggagtgCAATCAGTCCAACAATCTTGTGCTACGCTGATGATtcggacgaggaagaaggggagacgAGGTTGGACGAGGATTCCTCGTGGATCGTCTCTGTCAGTAACCCCTGAAGCCGAGGTTTCTGAGGGCGTTGCTTgatggaggcggcggggatCAAAAAGTTGACTTGGTTGGAGGATGACATGACGGCTGTTGTGGCGCTGCTGTCCCaggggtcgtcgtcggttCCAAAGGATAGGGAGCTGGTGCTGTCGACCGAGCCGGGAGTAACGGGGAGGTCCATTTTTTGCTGTTTGTATGTCATGGCGCCTGGaggtttgttgggggtggcAGTCCGCTTaggggtgctggtgctggtgctggtgctggtgctggtgagggcTAGGAATTGTTCTGTGATGAACACTATGAGGGCGCCGGTTGTGAAGCCTATTACTGCTGCGTAGAGGAGCTGACGATAAAGTCAGTAGGAACCGTCAGAGATGCATAAGGATCACGTACTAAGATGGGCAACGGCTTAAGCTCCAGAAAGATATGGATTACAATCCCGAATGGGGCTGTCGCCAAGTTGAAGACGGCTCTAGTAggagagatgatgaagaatgaAATCACGCTCCAGATTGTCTGCAAACTCCAAATGGTGACAGTCTTGGTAATCAACCAAGGCCAATATAAGGTACCGAAGACGGTCCTGAGCAGCGTGAGACTGGTTCTCTCGGAaacgggggcggtggtgctgttgacgAGAACAGTGAGAGGGTCCATAGTCGAGCTACCGCAGATATAAACGAGTGTcggagttgttgttgttgttgttgttattgtggtggtggtggtggtggtggtgggggtggtgggtgaaaTGCTACTGGATACTTCGCGGGGGCATCTTGACAGTGGAGGTGACGGGAGATGCAGTGTAAGCGGCTGCAAAGTGTTGAGGCAAGAGCGACTACTTCTCGGAGTCCATTGCTGGTGCCTTCTCAACAGCGACGGCGGGATGCAAATGCCATCCGAAAGTGCAGGCACGATGGGTGTCATGTGTAAGTGTGATGTCCAGAGCCTCCTTCCTTGGAATGTATGTAATCATGGGTGATGATGCACGACCGGCAGTGACGGGACAGGGGGGGCTCCTGGGCAGTGATGCAGGGGAGGGAGAACGAATTGTGGGGCAGGGCCAAGGTAACTTTTGAGACCCCGGTATTAGCATATCGATTTGAGCTTCACATCAAGGTTTATGAAGTGAACCTTGAATTCTTATTCTCTCACCGACAAAAATATTCTGAAACCTACTTATTCGAAGCAGGAAATTCATCTGAACATTTCACTCTCAGTAGCTTAATCTTCTCAGCAAATTGAGATATATCAACTCTTCTCACCAGCGACTCAACCCACActcacaaccaccagcaacatcaccactcaacttaaccaaccaccacctatAACCACCATGACCGAAGCAATGGATCTcgactcccctccccccaccagcaccacctccctccccaaacccaaaacctccaaacccctcctcaccaccctaaccctccccacaccccccttctcctaCGCCAACCTCACTCGtctaaccccctccccctccacaacccagcaacagctcgaccccctcctcctgaaATCCTACCTAACCTCCGCTTTATCTCAATTCCTCGGCCAAACCGGCGCCGCCATCCCAATCGACATCCTCCAAGTCGGccctgcctcctcctgggtccgcctcccccgccccgACCTCGCCGCTTTCACCGCAGCAATCGCCTCATTCAGCGGTCTAAACAACGGGAAAGAAAAACTGGTGCTCAGAGTAGAGGCAGCCGGGGATTTCCTCGGGGCTCTTGTCGACAGAGGGGAGGAACGTGAGATTTGGGGAAAGTGATTTCTCTTTTTGGAcatgtttgttttgttcaCAAAAAAGTGGGACGGCATATGGAAAGGGCAGACAGAGAGGAAGGAAACATTTTTGCGGAAAAGGGATAGCagaggttgctgttggagTTGATACCCAAGTTATAGAGGCGGAAAACAGGGCGGGATGTTTACGAGGGAGAAAACAGAAAACTGTTCTCGTTCCAAAAGATCTGAATtcgatttttttttctttccttctgtTCGGCCATGTTTATGATGCTATATAGCGAGAATATCTTCTTGCCAGTGTTGGTTTagtccaccatcatcatacaTTGGATATCATACCAGCCGGTCAACACCAATCAACCAGCCATGGACCCCTACCGCCCTCAAAACGCCATGCTAATGATGCTCCCCAATTTCCCTTGCGTGAGCGGAGCCAGTCTTGTCTTCTTCGTACATGCATTTATTCTCGACTGCAACTTGTCGCTTACATGAGCGAGGACATCATGCTCGAGTTGGCGTAGGCCTGCGAGATAAAACGTCAGCTTTGGTGTGTCGTAGGGTTGGGGGAAAGGAAACCTTACCATCGGCCGGATATTTGGATGAGGCACGGCATCAAACTGTGTGAATCTAAGCTTGAGATCGGGGCCGATATTGATGAAGGCGCCCTTGTTCTCCGTCATGTCGCAGTACTTGGGCGCGGAGAAGACTGGATTCAGTGTTAACATAATGTCGGTAAAGAGAAGGGTTGAGTTGAAACATACCAGTGATGCACTTTCCAtcatgctcctcctcataaCCCGCCATCCTGACCTCGTGCGATCTAATAACCGCCTCCAACCCGTTCTTCTCACAGAACCTTCTGGTAACGTCCGGACCGAACTGCATACCCACACCACGCTTGCTTGGTCCACGACCGGGCTCCGACTGAGGATCTGTCCAcaacatctccatcatcaaaccGGCCTGGCCGGGCTGCCTCTGCTTATGCCTGTCGAGCTTCCTGATATCATCCAGCGTTACGTTGTCGTCTGAGAACAAACCGCCGTGCAGAACAAAGTATTTCTTGCCAACAAGTGTTGCCAGGGGCAGGGCAGAGAAGCTCTCAGAGAACAGCTTGAAGATCCTCTCGTTGTACTTGGCCTTGCACTCGCCCTCGAAGCCGTACACTCTGTTCATATCGTCTGTTTCGTGGTTGCCACggttgatgaagaagttCTTGGGGCGGAGCCACTTGTTGGCGtagagaagaagggcgatTTCGGTGGACCACGAGCCTCTGTCGACAAAGTCGCCGTTGAAGAGATACCAGTGCTTGTCGCTCGGAGTGCCGTTTATCCGGAAGAGTTCCATAAGATCAAAGTATTGACCTGTGTTTGGTCAGTGCCTGTACCCTTGATACGATaccaaagaagaaaaccTACCGTGTGTATCACCGCAAACTGTGAGCTCGACATCCTCAGgaatctccacctccaccatcgtAGGCTCGTCATACACCAGCTTCTTGACCGCAATGACAATTTGGTACACATATTTCTTGTGTATGGTCTTGCCGTTCTTGAACCTCTCCGTCATGTCATCGATAAACTCTTGTGTCATTTCACTCCCTAACCTCACACCATCATACGAGTCTTCCACATGCATCGAGTCGACATCGAGTCCATCAGCAACCGATGGctcatccccaacctcgatCGCCTCGAAGAAGGCAAGTTGCCTGACGGCCTTTTGGCACTCGAcaagcttgagcttggcATCCTTATTACCAGGGTCGATCTTGACACAGGTCTGAAAGTCCTTGACGGCCTCCTTGGGCTTGAGGATGGCTACGTAGGCGGTGGCTCGGCGGTAGTAGGCCTTGATCATCCCTGGGTTCAGCTCGATGGCTTTCGTCGCGTCCCTGATCGCATAGCCGTAGGCTTCTGTCTTCATGTATGCCTATTTCACATACCAATATGCATAGGTTAgtaaaacaaaaaaaagtgGTGACGTCGGGTTCCTGAAAGCTACCCACCTGAGCTCTGTTTGACCAGAATGTTGGCTCCTTGTCGTTCAGCTCGATGGCCTGGGAGTAAAAGTCAATGGCGGTTGGCCAGTCATGGGCGGCAAAGGCCTTGTTTCCCTGGTTCTTCAAGGCCACGGCCTGCTCCTCTGGTGTAGCCATCTCGCCGTCCTCCTTTTCCGGTTCGGGCTGCGCTTTTCTTGACCACAGGAACATGCGCGGGGTTAGGACGAATGGGTGACAGGGCCAGAGGTTTTGTTTGGGAAAGATAGATGTATATCTAAACCGGCCGCTGGTGCTTTTCGGAAAGAGAGAATAAATCCACGGTGGCAAGCTTGCTGAAACGATAGTTTCTTCTGTCTTGCGGGAAGCGCAAATAGCAATGAATCGGAGGTGCCTGGAACGGGTCGCTGCGTGCGGTTGAGACCTGGGCGAGATCTGCAGGACCCCGCAGTATTTGCTTTTAAACGGTACTAGCGTATCATCTTATCTGATGGGTATCGATAGGCGGAGTTCAATGTATCTGGGGTGCTCTAGCGGTTTCTTCCTTGTAGGAGCATCATATTCCAGACCCATCTTCCCGACTCCGccatctttttttgttgtaCTCTGTGCTGCTCCCTCCGACTTTCAAGATGTTGACTGTACGTCCACGGGCTTCGCCCCGTTACAGTAATGCTCCCCTGGTCGACTCAGGTTGCAAATCAAATGACAGGGATAGCTGAATATCTATCAAGGTGCACCAGGGGACGTCTCGGCAATCATGCATTTGCCCTTTTGTCATTATGCGATAAACATTTTGATTCTGGCCACTAGCCTTGGCGCCGACAGTCGAGTACGATGGCAAGGAGTCAAAGGACCCGGTAGTCTGGTTTGTCTGGGGAGCCACGTGCCGGTCAACGGCTAGGCCGGTCCAGTTGTGGCCTGGTCTTGACCATGAAAGTGACAGGACGGGCTCCCGTGCGGTGGCCTGGAGCCACCTTAGCTGGCCGGTTGGCGCACCATACCATTGTCTGTCGGGTCTAATAACTATATTGTCTGTATTCGCTGGTGAAATTCCCCAAGACCAGATATCTCCAACCCAAGGACCGTTGACAACTCCGTCCGGTTTTTGAAAGGATTCGATATAAAAACGCCGCGCCCTATGCATGAAGGAACGGAATATTAATATGTTCCCTGTCACCTCGACGAGTCGTCTGATGAGGACTCGTCGCTATCATCGATGAAACCTTCCTCCAAGCTACGAGGTGTTAGCATACCATCCCAAGACATCAAAGGGCCATTCCCGCTTACTCTCTGCTTAACCTCCTCGAGCTGTCAATACTGTCACCAATGTTTCCACCTCTTCCGGTAGActcatccacatcctccagctCTTCCCCGTCTTCTGAATCAAACGACGGCCGACCACCAACAACGAGCCGATCAGCAAAGCCTGTACTCCACCTAGAGGTAAATATCAGGTTACTAAGGCCGCCTGTTATCCTGGCCCTGAGCGAAGATGTCTGTTCGGATAAAGTGTCTATTGGGAGGTACTGGCTGTAACGGTTTCGATAGCGTTGCCACAAGGGGTAGAGGACAAACGTCGACAGGAGGAAGAGTATCAGAGATATTATGGCGGGGACAACCAGCGTCTGGGAGAAAAAAATCATGTTAGTACATGTTCACTGCGAACTTGTTCTCAGAAGCTGACGGATATCTGGATACCTTGACGGCTGAGAATGTGGCTCCCATGGTGTGGAGGTGTTCCAGAAGCAACAGTTGAGATTCTTCGGAGGGTGAGCTGCGTCGCAAAGTCTGAGTGTCAGGATGCTAATGATAACCACTCCAGTTGCATACATAGAATGTGCCCGCAAGAGGCAGCGAGGCTCtgtcaatcaatcaatccaCATGTCAGAAGCAGGATGGAAACGCGAAGCCTTGCTTGCTGCACGTCAACGAGCTCCAGCTTGGCACTCCGATTATTGTGGGGCCACGGACAATCACCCGCAACCCACCGTgcccacccaacccacagTGGACCCTACCCGTCAGCGGCGGCGCCCGCTTTTAAGCAGCGAGGGTCTGTCTGTTCTGGCGGTTGATGAGATCCGATATGGATGTCTCTGCACATGCTGAGGTTGTGCAAACTACTCCTAATATGTCTCCAACTAGCACCATTTCAGCTGCCTTGAAGACAATGGTGGCGGCAATGATCCCCAAGCCCATCGGAGGCTCAGGAGCAAACGTACCGGTGGCCGTGGACAACGTATCAGGCTGATCTACCACGGACACGTCGTGGTTTATTTCCGCGCCCGTCTTTGGGCATCTTTGGTGTTCTAGTTATCCACTAGAAAGCGGGATAGCGACTCTAAGACCACCGTTGGAAATGAGCACCCCTCGTGACAAACGGGGACCAGGAAATTGCCAACAAAAATAGACGCCTGGCGGGGTTACCTACCgagtacctaccttactcaACCGCAACTGTCACCTCCGgtctgctgttgctgcttgctCCTTTGGGGACAGAGTGATGAGAACAGACTCGGAAACAGAGAGCATCAAGTTGAAACAACATCTATCCCTCGCAACCACGCAACCtagggagggggttggttgaagaagaggaaggaaaaAGCGCGGGGTTGAAGAACAGGGttcaccacccacccgcACAGGCCACCACATGGCCCCTGTCTGAAAATATCCAGGGGCTGATTTGGGCTAGGCCAGTTTCAGACCAGCGAACCCCCTTTGTCGACCCGTCCAGAGGCTCATCGGCTCATCGCACACTCCTCCATTCCTTATCGATTCTGAGAGATCCAGGGTGGTCCCCAGCTTCGCATTCATTTTGTTATCCAGCCCGACAGAGAGCATCCCGGAGGTGTTTTGTGTTTTCGCAGGCCTTGCATCattctttcctttttcaaAAGAGACACCTATCAATGTTCCTCTTCTGTATGTCCACTGCTTGAGgttcgctgctgctgctgctgttggaaaAAGCTTAATGCTAAACAGTGCCGGTTTATGCCACACAGAAAGACAACCTACCACCCCCGGCTCTGCGAATCGCGGAATACAACCCCGGCCGCTTCCCACAAGAACATGAATGATGCGATGCGCTCTTGGTTTGAGACACCGAGTCCATTGACGACGccttccatcttctcccGAGCCGACCCACTGCTGCCTCAGCATTGATCGAATTGCTCCAAGAGCTTCCCTTTTCCCAGTTTCCACATCTAGCTTGCTTGAGCTTCAGCCTCTAGCCGCAACCGAACGGCTGTTTCACGCCGTACCATCCATCCGGcgaacgacgacgacgaccacaCCATGTCATCCCACGACAAGGCGAGGGCTTCCAGCGGGAAGGCctcgtccttcttccaccgatccaagaacaaggtcgaCAAGCGAACCACGGCCAACGATGCCCAATACTTGGTCACCGACAACGACGGTGCCAGCTCTGTACACTCGCGCAGCTCGCGCCACCAACGAGAGTCCTCGGTCATCTCTCTCGATCGCCCAGACTCATCCGGCTCCGGCATCAATAACATGGCCGGAGTCATGACCACAATCCCATACGATGCCGTCCCGAGCGGCCGCCGCTCGCCCGTTCCCGTGGAATATCTCCCACAAGGCGATCAGATGCCCATTCGACTTCAACCGCACCACTTAAACAAGGCCACCAGCGATTTTCATCAGTACCCAACTTTTGATACCCCTCAGCATGCTTCTAGTCCTAACCTCAGCACACCGCGCGTGCCCGCACACGCCTCTCCGAGCATATCTAATATCACAATGGCTACCACAGGCCGCCAGGCCCAATTTCAACAATGGGGACCGCCGCGAGAGGGCGGAAGTTCCAACAATTCCCGCTACAATTCATACATGACGACCACAACCAGGAGCTCTGGAGACAACGCAAGCATCATGTCAGGTAATACAGGATCCTACCATGACCAGGCCCAGGCCCAAGGACACAATCGCTCATCAAGAACAGCTTTGCCAAGCGCCTCTTCGCAGTCTTCCTTTTTGTCGCCGCACTCCCCCGCTCCCAGGGACGCCCGCAATACCAAGTTCCCGTCCGGATTCCAGAACAGCGACGGTTTCCAGTTTCCAAGGCCCACCGACGAATCGATCATCGAGCAAATGTTCCTTGCGCTCATGCAAAAAAGAGGATGGCACAATCTTCCGGACCAGGCCAAACGACAGATGGTGGCATACCCAGCCGACAAGAAATGGACCCTCATCTACCAGGACCGGCTTGCCGAGTGGCAGGGCGACCAGAAACGGAGACAGACCGCCAGGACAGGTCAGTACAGCAATGTTGATCTGACCCAGCTGCCAGACGAAGAGGGAAGCCCCGAATGGTACGTGCGCAAGGTTATGGAAAATGCGCTCGACTCGAAGGGCTTGGGCAGTTTGGAGGTCAACCTGCGGACGCAGCAGATCGGCTGGGTGAAGCGGTTTATCGAGTGCCAGGGTCAGGTTGCTTTGACGAACGTGCTGCTCAAGATCAACCGGAGGACGGTCAACGGCCCGACTCAGGACTCTGGAAAGGGCGACAAGAACCTCGACAAGGAGTACGACATTGTCAAGTGCCTCAAGGCGTTGATGAACAACAAGTTTGGGGCGGAAGATGCGCTGGCCCACCAGCAGGTCCTTGTGGCCTTGGTTGTGTCTCTGATATCGCCTCGGCTGACGACCCGGAAGCTGGTCAGCGAAGTGTTGACCTTTTTGTGCCATTGGAACGAGGGCAAGGGGCAGCTCAAGGTGATTGAGGCGATGGACGTGGTCAAGAATCAGCAAGGAGAAAACGGGAGGTTTGATGCCTGGATGCGCCTTGTGGAGGTCACCATTGATGGGCGGGGCAAGATGGGCAGCTTGGTCGGCGCGAGCGAGGAGGTGCGCAGCGGTGGCATCGGCATGGAGAATCTGCTGATGGAATACGCCGTGGCCACGCTCATCTTGATCAACATGTTCATCGACGCCCCTGAAAAGGACCTCCAGATGCGTGTGCATATCCGTGCGCAGTTTACGGCATGCGGCATCAAGCGGATGCTGAACAAGATGGAGGCGTTTCAGTACGACCTCATCGACAAGCAGATCGAGAGGTTCCGAACCAACGAGGCCATTGACTATGAGGATATGTTTGAGAGGGAGAACAGCAGTATCAAGGACAGCGTGGAGGGGGAAGTCAGGGACCTCAATGACCCAGTACAGATTGTTGACGCTATTCAGCAGCGGCTGAAGGGGAGTAAAACGCAGGATTACTTCATCTCGGCTTTGCAGCATTTGCTTCTAATCAGGGAGAATGATGGCGAGGAACGGTTGCGCATGTTCCAGCTGGTGGATGCCATGTTGAGTTATGTGGCTATGGATCGGCGTTTGCCGGATATGGACCTGAAGCAAAGCCTGAATTTTACTGTGCAAAATCTTCTCGACAAGCTGCATACCGACTCGGAAGCTCGACAGGCTTTCGATGAAGCTACTGAGCAACGGCGCATTGCCGAGGCTGCCCTGGCAGAGCGCGATGAGCTTAGAGAAAGGATAGCGATGGGCGCCGATGGCCTCGTGGCCAAGCTTCAGAAGCAGATTGATGAACAGGCCAGGTTTATCGATGCTCAAAGACGACAGGCCGAGGGTCTCAAGTCTGAGATGGATAACCTCCAGACGCTCAGAGCGAAGGAGGCCCAGCGTTACGAGTTGGAAACACGCGAGCTGTATCTCATGCTTCGCGATGCCCAGGATGTTGCTGCTTCCAACGCTGCCAAGGGTAACAAgctcggggaggaggatccaGCTGCCATGCAGGGCATTTTGGATCGCGAGAGGCTCATGAGCCGTCTTCAGATGCAGCTTGAGCGGCAAAAGACGGTGTATAAGCTGGAAGGCAGAGTCTGGGGAGAGTCTGTGGGTCCATCAGACAGACTACGTGCTCTGCgtgaggagatggatggctTTGGCGGTGCGTCTGATCATCCTGACGGTCCC
Encoded proteins:
- a CDS encoding uncharacterized protein (EggNog:ENOG503P6TF), which encodes MTEAMDLDSPPPTSTTSLPKPKTSKPLLTTLTLPTPPFSYANLTRLTPSPSTTQQQLDPLLLKSYLTSALSQFLGQTGAAIPIDILQVGPASSWVRLPRPDLAAFTAAIASFSGLNNGKEKLVLRVEAAGDFLGALVDRGEEREIWGK
- the PPT1 gene encoding Palmitoyl-protein thioesterase 1 (BUSCO:EOG09261M78; EggNog:ENOG503NU3F; COG:T), which codes for MFLWSRKAQPEPEKEDGEMATPEEQAVALKNQGNKAFAAHDWPTAIDFYSQAIELNDKEPTFWSNRAQAYMKTEAYGYAIRDATKAIELNPGMIKAYYRRATAYVAILKPKEAVKDFQTCVKIDPGNKDAKLKLVECQKAVRQLAFFEAIEVGDEPSVADGLDVDSMHVEDSYDGVRLGSEMTQEFIDDMTERFKNGKTIHKKYVYQIVIAVKKLVYDEPTMVEVEIPEDVELTVCGDTHGQYFDLMELFRINGTPSDKHWYLFNGDFVDRGSWSTEIALLLYANKWLRPKNFFINRGNHETDDMNRVYGFEGECKAKYNERIFKLFSESFSALPLATLVGKKYFVLHGGLFSDDNVTLDDIRKLDRHKQRQPGQAGLMMEMLWTDPQSEPGRGPSKRGVGMQFGPDVTRRFCEKNGLEAVIRSHEVRMAGYEEEHDGKCITVFSAPKYCDMTENKGAFINIGPDLKLRFTQFDAVPHPNIRPMAYANSSMMSSLM
- a CDS encoding uncharacterized protein (EggNog:ENOG503P5FS) gives rise to the protein MGATFSAVKTLVVPAIISLILFLLSTFVLYPLWQRYRNRYSQYLPIDTLSEQTSSLRARITGGLSNLIFTSRWSTGFADRLVVGGRPSFDSEDGEELEDVDESTGRGGNIGDSIDSSRRLSRDLEEGFIDDSDESSSDDSSR